CCTCTACACACCTGATTATGCGGGAGCCTCCTCTTATCCTCATGGTCAGTGTACTTGGGGAGCAAAAGTACTGGCTCCTTGGGCTGGTCCTTACTGGGGCAACGGTGGCCAATGGGCAGCTAGCGCACGCGCAGCTGGTTTCCGAACAGGAAGCACCCCACAAGTCGGAGCCATCATCTGCTGGACCGATGGCGGCTATGGGCATGTTGGTGTTGTCACTCATGTCGAATCCAATACCCGCATCCAAATCAAAGAATCCAACTATGCAGGTAAACAGTATATTGGCAACTTCCGTGGCTGGTTCAATCCTTATGCCGCCGGTCAAGGAGCTGTCAGCTATATTTATCCAAAATAAATTTACCAAAAAAACCTTGGTTTTATCAACCAAGGTTTTTCATCTGTTCAAATCGAAGTCACATTCTTACTTCGCTAGTTTCTTTTCCAAATAGGCGACAATATCTGCGACATTTTCAAAGCGATCAACATCCTCATCTGAAATTTCAATCGCAAACTCATCCTCTAAAGTCAGGATGAATTCCATTAAGTCAACAGAATCAGCGCCTAAATCATCTTTTAAGCCCAAAGTTGGCTGGACAACAAAGTCCTTTCCTTGACGTTCTTGGATAATTTCTGTTACTTTTTGAAAAATTTGTTCTTGATTCATTCTGTATCCACCTCTTTTGAAAATTCCACCACAGATTTTCCGACAACATCTGTCTCCAGCATGGCTCGGATCTGACGAATGGTGCTATAAACAGCCTTGGCATCGCTTGAACCGTGTGTCTTGACCACTGGCGCCTTGAGTCCAAAGAGAACGGCCCCACCGGCACTGGAATAGTCCAGACTCTTGCGCATTTCCTGTAGGCTGTTTTTGAGCAACAAAGCTCCTAGCTTAGCCTTGAGACCACCGCCTAGCACAGCCTTTTTGAGCTGGCCTAGGATGCTAATGGCAGTTCCTTCGATAGACTTGAGCACAGCATTGCCCGTAAAGCCATCTGCTACGACAACGTCTGCCACTCCATCCATAAGGTCACGCGCCTCCACATTGCCGATGAAGTTCAGTTTGTCATCCTCCGACAACAGTGCATAAGTTTCCTTACGCAAAGGATCTCCCTTGCTGGCTTCAGTGCCATTATTGAGCAAGCCAACCCGTGGCTGCTTAATGCCACGAACATTTTCCGCATAAAAAGAACCTAGAATAGCATATTGATGCAAATGGTGAGGGGTATTTTCAGCATTTGCCCCCAGATCCAGCATATCAAAACCGCGACCATCCACAGTCGGTAAAGTGGATAAAAGCCCTGGTCGGTCAATATTTTTGATCCGTCCGACGATAAAGAAGCCCGCCGCCAAAAGCGCTCCTGTATTACCGGCAGACAGAACCGCATCTGCTTCTCCATCCTTGACTGCCTTGGCTGCCAAAACCATGCTAGCCTGCTTCTTCTTGCGAATAGCCTTGGTCGGCTCATCATCCGAGTCAATCTTTTCATCCGTATGAACGATGCTGACGCGCTCTGTCGCTGTCAACAGAGGTTTAATCTTGGCTTCATCCCCATAGAGAACAATCTCAATATCCGAGAAGTCTCTCAGAGCCTGATTAGCACCTTCGACCAAAGCCTGAGGGGCATTGTCTCCGCCCATGGCATCAATAGCTATTTTTTTCATGCTGTTCTTCCTCATGTTTGTCTTGTAAAATACTGCCCCAGTCGCCCAGAGAGTCGATAAATTTCTTTGATTTGAGATGAATACCCACGTATTCATCATAAAGTTGATCTATAAAGTCCCTGATCTGTCGCTTGATTTCCGGCTTAAGCGAAATCGTCTCCAGCTCACTAAACTGAACCGCCTGAAACTGATTGAGCAAAAAAGGAATATTGGGATTAAGATGACTGCGATGAGCATCCTTGTGATAATGCTCTGAACAGAGCACCCCGCCATATTGAAAGGAAAAATCAAAAGGCAGACCTGTCCGATGGCAAAAAACACAGTCATGGAAATTCAGAGAAAGGCCAAAGCGAGATAAAATCTGAATTTCAAAAATATTTGTCAAAACCTCATGATCCAGCCCTTGATTCATCAAATCCAGTGTCTTTTGCAGGAAGGCAAAGAGGGCTGGATCTGGCTGATTGTCTTGAATACTAGCATCTGCTAGAGCCGCCACATAGCTGGCATAAGCCATGACAAAGAGATCGCCCTTGATTTGCCCGTAACTTTCCACAGCTTGGTAATCTTCGATATAGCTGAGTCCATCATCATTGATTTTCATCAAGAGTTCTGCTGCCGTCAGAGGCTGGATGACTGGTGCCAGCTTAGACTTTCCAGCATGTTTCACGAAAAACATTCGCTTGCCAGCCTGTTCCGTAAAGATCTTGACCAGCTTATCATCTTCCCGGAAATTCCGATTATAGAGAATCAAACTCTTGCTCGTTAACGGTCTAAGCATGCTCTTCCATGTACTCCTTGAGCCGTTTCAGAGCTTCCTTGATGGTTTCCATACTAGCTGCATAAGACAGGCGAATATAGCCTTCTCCGTACTGGCCGAAGGCCGCCCCTGGGATAAAAGCCACAGCCTTCTTCTCAGCAAAATCCTGCAAAAAGGCAAAAGAATCTTGGTTGTAGCCTGCTGGAATCTTGGCAAAAATATAGAAAGCACCGTCTGGCTTGATAATCTGATAACCCAGCTCCGTCATCTGTTCGATAATATAATCCCGCCGCTGGACGTATTCCGCCTTCATCGGTTGGGCATCATCCTTACCAGCTGTCAAAGCCTCAATAGCTGCATATTGAGCCATGGTATTGGCTGCCGTCACCAGATACTGATGGCTCTTGATCAATTGAGCCGTAAAAGCAGCTGGAGCAAAGATAAAACCTAGTCGCCAGCCCGTCATAGCATGAGACTTGGATAAGCCATTGATGACGATGGTCTGCTCGGGCAAATATTCTGCCAGAGAAACGTGCCCCTGCTCCGTATAAGTCAACTCAGAGTATACCTCATCACAAACGACAAAAACTTCATACTTGCTCAATACAGCTGCCAAAGCCTCCATCTGCGCCCGCGAATAGGTCACGCCAGTCGGATTGGCCGGATAGTTGAGAATAACTGCCTTGAGCTTGTCACCTTGCGCCAAGATAGCCTGCTCCAGCATTTCAGGAGTCAAAACGAAGTCGTTTTCTGTCGTATCAATCTCGACAATCTCCGCCCCGACCAAATTCACAATCGGCTCATAGCCTGGATAAGCCGGCGCTGGTAGCAAGACCTTGTCGCCCTCTTCCAGAATAGCCGTCAGAGTCGCAGACAGGGCTTCAGTTGCCCCAATAGTGACTAAGACTTCATCTTCTGGACGATAGTTCAGATGGTACTTCTCCTTGACAAAATCAGCCGCAGCCTGCCGCAGCTCCAAAAGCCCACTCATTCCTGTATAGTGGCTCTGGTTGGCATCAATGGCTACCTTGGCCGCCTCCTTGATATGATCCGGTGTCAGAAAGTCTGGCTCCCCCAAGGTCAGCCGCAAAACACCTGGAATCGTAGAAATAGACTGGTCAAACTGACGAATCAGAGACACTTCAATTTTATCTAAATTCTTGTTAAACTTCTTAGTCAAATCCATAGCCGCCTCCGATAATCTAATAGAACTATTATACTATAAATGCAGCACCTGCGCAAAAATCCATCTGATTTATAGATAGAAAAACAAAAAAATCAGGAAAAATCCTGATTTTTATTCACGAGTTGCTTTATAAGTAAGCTCATTCCCATGCTTGGCTAGGAAATCCTGTAGTTCAGAGTCTGGAATTTGACGTAGATAGAGGTTAGAACGAATCGTCTCATCCTCTTCACGACAAGTTGACAGAACAACGTACTTATCGCTCGCTTTAATCTTGATATTTGAATCTTTGGTACGAGCAGCTTCATAGATATTCTTGAGCTGAGTTTCAAAATCCTTATCATCATCAAACTTAATCCGATAAAAAGCAGTCTCTTCTGGAACGATCACCAAGCCCATTACCTGATAGTAAAGCTTACGCTCTGGCGTTTCAATGACAACATACTTATGCTTATCTAAGTATTCCTGTTTATCATAATAGTTCACATCATTAAACATGCGGTGGTCACCAACCTGACTTCCACGAGCATGCCCAAAGAGCCAAGTCAAACGGTCACTAAAGTCTTTTTTGTTTTCAGTGTCCATGAAAACAGTACCCAGATAAGGTTCGTTTCCACCTTCAAAGGTCTTATCCAAATAAGTTGAGTTATCACCGGTCTGTACAACTGGCTCGTCCAATTCTGTACCAGGAGCATAGACATAGGCCACCGCTTCAGGATTGATCGCTTTCAAGCCATTAAAACGATTAGTCAGATATTCCTTTTCTTCCTTACTTGGTGTATAAGTTACCTTACCTACCTGACTAGTGGATGATTTAGCAGCAGAATTTGAAGAGTTTGCCTGTTGGAGGAGAAAAATCCCTGCTAAAATAGCAATAAATAAAGCTCCTAAACCACCAAAAATCTTCCAATTTTTCTGCTGTTGTTTTTGTCTTCTTCTTCTCATAGATAAAAATCCTATAAAATCTTTCTAAAAAATATCACTGAACCAGAGGTCCAGTGATATAAATTGCATTAGTACAATTGTTTAAAACAAATTATTTAACTGCAGATGTTTTTGGAAGAGCTTTACCAGCTGCTTTTTGTCCAGCTTTAGCATCTTTACCAGCTTTAGATTCAGTCTTAGCTGCTTCTTCTTTAGATGCAGGTGTAGTACCTTTGTCTCCTGCTTTATCTGCTGCTTTGCTTCCAGGTTGGTTGTTTGCTGCACCAACACGTTTCAAGTAACGATTATTTTTATCAGTTTCGCTTTCACCCTTGATGTATGTTTTGCCTTCTTGTTCTGTAGCATTGTTGTATGTACCTTGGAATTGTTTTACATACTTGTTACGTACAGTGTTGAATGCATCGTTGTAAGCTGATTCATAAGCTGCTTTTTTCTCACCGTAAAGGTGTGAACCACCTTCAACAGCATCAAGTTCTTTTTTAGCAGCTACTACTGCTGGATCTTGAGCAGCTTCTGCTCCGATTTCACCAGAATGTCCAGCCAAGTATTCATTAGCTTTATCAGCATTTGTGAACTCAGTTTGAAGGTAATATTCTGGATCACCTTGACGAGCTGCATTAGTTGCTTCATCAGCTGCGAATGCAGGTACTGCTAGTGCGAACAATGAAAGAGCTACTACGCTAGAAAGTACAACTTTTTTCATTTGTTTTCTCCTTTTTTTTATAAAAAACATTTTTTATTTGGTAACTATCGTTACTATGTATAGTATATGAAATATTCTTTAAATTGTCAAGTCTTTTGCTAAAAAAAATCTTGATAAACGCACTTTTAAGCCTTTTTTGCTACTTCAAAAAGAGGGGAAAGCGGACGTTTTTCATGGATCCGAACGATGGCTTCTGCCAAGAGATGAGCGATAGAAATCTGCTCAATCTTATCGATTAATCTGTCCTCTGAAAGGTAGATGGTATCTAAAACCACTAGTTTTTTGATAGCGGATTTTTGGATATTTTCCATAGCTGGTCCTGACAAGACTGGGTGAGTACAGCTCGCATAGACTTCCACAGCACCTGACTCTGCCAAAGCGTCTGCCGCATGACAAATAGTCCCCGCCGTATCAATCATATCATCTATCAGAATACAGGTCTTACCTTCTACCTTACCAATGATATTCATAACTTCACTGGTATTCATCTTGTCAACGCTGCGACGTTTGTCGATAATTGCAATTGAAGTCTTGAGAAATTCTGCCAACTTACGAGCGCGGCTGACACCACCGTGGTCTGGACTGACTACCACATAATCGCTACCCACCATGCCTCGACGCTCAAAATAATCAGCAATCAAAGGCGCTCCCATCAAATGGTCGACAGGAATGTCAAAGAAACCTTGGATCTGAGCAGCATGCAAATCAATGGTCAATAGGCGATCTACTCCAGCAATCTCCATTAGATTAGCCACTAATTTAGATGTAATTGGCTCACGAGCACGAGCTTTTCGGTCCTGTCTAGCATAGCCATAGTAAGGCATCACTACATTGATAGACTCCGCACTAGCCCGCTTCAAGGCATCCACCATGATCAAAATTTCCATTAGATTGTCATTGACAGGTGAGCTAGTTGACTGCAAGATAAAAACGTGCTTACCACGGATCGATTCTTCGATGTTTACTTGAATTTCCCCGTCAGAAAATTGACGAACCGTTGACTTCCCAAGCGGCATC
Above is a window of Streptococcus cristatus ATCC 51100 DNA encoding:
- the srtB gene encoding class B sortase, LPKTxAVK-specific; this encodes MRRRRQKQQQKNWKIFGGLGALFIAILAGIFLLQQANSSNSAAKSSTSQVGKVTYTPSKEEKEYLTNRFNGLKAINPEAVAYVYAPGTELDEPVVQTGDNSTYLDKTFEGGNEPYLGTVFMDTENKKDFSDRLTWLFGHARGSQVGDHRMFNDVNYYDKQEYLDKHKYVVIETPERKLYYQVMGLVIVPEETAFYRIKFDDDKDFETQLKNIYEAARTKDSNIKIKASDKYVVLSTCREEDETIRSNLYLRQIPDSELQDFLAKHGNELTYKATRE
- the plsX gene encoding phosphate acyltransferase PlsX; translation: MKKIAIDAMGGDNAPQALVEGANQALRDFSDIEIVLYGDEAKIKPLLTATERVSIVHTDEKIDSDDEPTKAIRKKKQASMVLAAKAVKDGEADAVLSAGNTGALLAAGFFIVGRIKNIDRPGLLSTLPTVDGRGFDMLDLGANAENTPHHLHQYAILGSFYAENVRGIKQPRVGLLNNGTEASKGDPLRKETYALLSEDDKLNFIGNVEARDLMDGVADVVVADGFTGNAVLKSIEGTAISILGQLKKAVLGGGLKAKLGALLLKNSLQEMRKSLDYSSAGGAVLFGLKAPVVKTHGSSDAKAVYSTIRQIRAMLETDVVGKSVVEFSKEVDTE
- a CDS encoding pyridoxal phosphate-dependent aminotransferase; translated protein: MDLTKKFNKNLDKIEVSLIRQFDQSISTIPGVLRLTLGEPDFLTPDHIKEAAKVAIDANQSHYTGMSGLLELRQAAADFVKEKYHLNYRPEDEVLVTIGATEALSATLTAILEEGDKVLLPAPAYPGYEPIVNLVGAEIVEIDTTENDFVLTPEMLEQAILAQGDKLKAVILNYPANPTGVTYSRAQMEALAAVLSKYEVFVVCDEVYSELTYTEQGHVSLAEYLPEQTIVINGLSKSHAMTGWRLGFIFAPAAFTAQLIKSHQYLVTAANTMAQYAAIEALTAGKDDAQPMKAEYVQRRDYIIEQMTELGYQIIKPDGAFYIFAKIPAGYNQDSFAFLQDFAEKKAVAFIPGAAFGQYGEGYIRLSYAASMETIKEALKRLKEYMEEHA
- a CDS encoding acyl carrier protein; the protein is MNQEQIFQKVTEIIQERQGKDFVVQPTLGLKDDLGADSVDLMEFILTLEDEFAIEISDEDVDRFENVADIVAYLEKKLAK
- a CDS encoding ribose-phosphate diphosphokinase, with the translated sequence MSFSDLKLFALSSNQELAQRVAKEIGMPLGKSTVRQFSDGEIQVNIEESIRGKHVFILQSTSSPVNDNLMEILIMVDALKRASAESINVVMPYYGYARQDRKARAREPITSKLVANLMEIAGVDRLLTIDLHAAQIQGFFDIPVDHLMGAPLIADYFERRGMVGSDYVVVSPDHGGVSRARKLAEFLKTSIAIIDKRRSVDKMNTSEVMNIIGKVEGKTCILIDDMIDTAGTICHAADALAESGAVEVYASCTHPVLSGPAMENIQKSAIKKLVVLDTIYLSEDRLIDKIEQISIAHLLAEAIVRIHEKRPLSPLFEVAKKA
- the abpA gene encoding amylase-binding adhesin AbpA, translating into MKKVVLSSVVALSLFALAVPAFAADEATNAARQGDPEYYLQTEFTNADKANEYLAGHSGEIGAEAAQDPAVVAAKKELDAVEGGSHLYGEKKAAYESAYNDAFNTVRNKYVKQFQGTYNNATEQEGKTYIKGESETDKNNRYLKRVGAANNQPGSKAADKAGDKGTTPASKEEAAKTESKAGKDAKAGQKAAGKALPKTSAVK
- the recO gene encoding DNA repair protein RecO — translated: MLRPLTSKSLILYNRNFREDDKLVKIFTEQAGKRMFFVKHAGKSKLAPVIQPLTAAELLMKINDDGLSYIEDYQAVESYGQIKGDLFVMAYASYVAALADASIQDNQPDPALFAFLQKTLDLMNQGLDHEVLTNIFEIQILSRFGLSLNFHDCVFCHRTGLPFDFSFQYGGVLCSEHYHKDAHRSHLNPNIPFLLNQFQAVQFSELETISLKPEIKRQIRDFIDQLYDEYVGIHLKSKKFIDSLGDWGSILQDKHEEEQHEKNSY